In Thioalkalivibrio sp. XN279, a single window of DNA contains:
- a CDS encoding diguanylate cyclase encodes MYQIGIPDIFAGFLATQDIGLAIKGLDGRYLYANPGYGRLLGAQAETTVSGSQDADLLPESMTRAMEEAQRASAATGAAVNIELQPGAAGAGARAVLVTHFPVFDAQGAMEAVGVLLVPQVGRLQATEEAAQALRSAEQVNAQLASAVRSLQELASTDGLTKAWNRRRFEEALEGETHRAIRFGHPLSLAVIDIDHFKSVNDNFGHPVGDRILAEFADCLREGMRKSDSLTRWGGEEFIILMPNTPLPAAQRSAERLREQVERCQFRGVGALTASIGVAQFAPTETAAEWLRRADDALYRAKKRGRNLVEVDTSQLAAPEAEHVEGNFVRLVWKQRFCSGHPLIDAQHRALFEDANHLLEAVLSGRPADEVEQLIERLIEDVARHFRDEEQVLSKVGFADRESHAQEHAVLLARARDMATDFRAGTLAGGELFQYLAYDLVARHMLGSDRQFFPSIGARRD; translated from the coding sequence ATGTATCAGATCGGCATTCCCGACATCTTCGCGGGCTTCCTCGCGACCCAGGACATCGGCCTGGCCATCAAGGGCCTGGACGGCCGCTACCTGTATGCCAATCCCGGCTACGGCCGGTTGCTCGGCGCGCAAGCCGAAACGACCGTGAGCGGCAGCCAGGACGCCGACCTGCTCCCGGAGTCCATGACGCGGGCCATGGAGGAAGCGCAGCGCGCGAGCGCGGCAACGGGCGCTGCGGTCAACATCGAGCTGCAACCAGGCGCGGCCGGTGCGGGTGCCCGGGCGGTCCTGGTGACGCACTTCCCGGTGTTTGACGCGCAGGGCGCCATGGAGGCCGTGGGCGTCCTGCTGGTGCCGCAGGTGGGCCGGTTACAGGCGACGGAGGAGGCAGCGCAGGCGCTGCGTTCGGCAGAACAGGTCAACGCGCAGCTGGCGTCCGCCGTGCGTTCCCTGCAGGAGCTGGCCAGTACGGACGGCCTGACCAAGGCCTGGAACCGGCGCCGCTTCGAGGAGGCCCTGGAAGGCGAGACTCACCGCGCGATACGTTTTGGTCACCCCCTGTCGCTGGCGGTCATCGACATCGATCACTTCAAGAGCGTGAACGACAATTTCGGTCACCCGGTCGGCGACCGTATCCTGGCCGAGTTCGCAGACTGCCTGCGCGAGGGCATGCGCAAGTCCGACTCGCTCACGCGCTGGGGCGGCGAGGAGTTCATCATTCTGATGCCGAACACGCCGTTGCCCGCTGCACAGCGCTCGGCGGAGCGGCTGCGCGAGCAGGTGGAGCGATGCCAGTTCCGCGGCGTGGGCGCGCTCACCGCCAGCATCGGCGTGGCGCAGTTCGCGCCCACGGAGACCGCCGCCGAATGGCTGCGGCGCGCGGACGACGCGCTCTACCGGGCCAAGAAACGCGGCCGCAACCTGGTCGAGGTCGACACCTCGCAGCTGGCTGCGCCGGAAGCCGAGCACGTCGAAGGCAACTTTGTGCGCCTGGTCTGGAAACAGCGCTTCTGCTCCGGGCATCCCCTCATCGACGCCCAGCACCGGGCGCTGTTCGAGGACGCCAACCACCTGCTGGAGGCGGTGTTGTCGGGCCGGCCGGCGGACGAGGTCGAGCAGTTGATCGAGCGCCTGATCGAGGACGTGGCGCGCCACTTCCGTGACGAGGAGCAGGTCCTGAGCAAGGTCGGCTTTGCGGATCGCGAGAGCCATGCGCAGGAGCACGCTGTCCTGCTGGCCCGGGCCCGCGACATGGCGACTGATTTCCGCGCCGGCACCCTCGCGGGGGGCGAGTTGTTCCAGTACCTGGCCTACGACCTCGTGGCGCGGCACATGCTGGGGTCCGACCGGCAGTTCTTCCCCAGCATCGGCGCGCGCCGGGACTGA
- the folA gene encoding type 3 dihydrofolate reductase, which produces MATQVTLVAAVADNGIIGSQGGMPWHLPADLSHFKQVTLGKPVLMGRLTWDSIGRPLPGRRNLVLTSDPEWQAEGAERVSSLDQALSLAEAEGAEELMVIGGAAVYRLALPRVRRIYLTRVHAAPEGDTRFPDLDPQDWDEVARRERLADERNAHDLTFVVLERARP; this is translated from the coding sequence ATGGCAACACAAGTCACACTCGTCGCCGCCGTGGCGGACAACGGCATCATCGGGTCGCAGGGCGGGATGCCCTGGCACCTGCCGGCGGACCTCAGCCATTTCAAGCAGGTCACCCTGGGCAAGCCGGTCCTGATGGGCCGCCTGACCTGGGACTCCATCGGGCGGCCCTTGCCCGGGCGACGCAACCTCGTGCTCACCAGCGACCCGGAATGGCAGGCCGAGGGTGCAGAGCGGGTGAGCTCGCTGGACCAGGCGCTCAGCCTGGCGGAGGCCGAGGGTGCGGAGGAGTTGATGGTCATCGGCGGTGCGGCGGTCTACCGGCTGGCCCTGCCGCGCGTGCGACGGATCTACCTGACCCGCGTCCACGCCGCTCCCGAGGGAGACACGCGCTTCCCGGACCTGGATCCGCAGGACTGGGACGAGGTGGCGCGCCGCGAACGCCTGGCCGACGAACGCAACGCGCATGACCTGACTTTCGTCGTCCTGGAGCGCGCGCGCCCTTAA
- a CDS encoding DUF2892 domain-containing protein: protein MNIDRFVFAFAGTLVLLGLVLSQLLSPWWLLLPAFVGLNMLQAAFTGFCPLAIILKKSGVQPGCAFQ, encoded by the coding sequence ATGAACATCGACCGTTTCGTCTTCGCCTTCGCCGGCACGCTGGTGTTGCTCGGGCTGGTGCTGTCGCAGCTGTTGTCGCCCTGGTGGCTGCTGCTGCCCGCCTTCGTCGGCCTGAACATGCTGCAGGCGGCCTTCACCGGCTTCTGCCCGCTGGCGATCATCCTCAAGAAGTCCGGCGTGCAGCCGGGCTGCGCCTTCCAGTAA
- a CDS encoding thymidylate synthase — translation MQQYLDLLRHIREHGLEKEDRTGTGTLSVFGHQMRFDLGAGFPLLTTKKLHIRSIVHELLWFLSGETNIGYLKEHKVRIWDEWATEEGELGPVYGRQWRAWPTADGGAIDQVAQAVETLRTRPDSRRILVVAWNPAELPDETLSPQENVRAGRMALAPCHCLIQFWVGDGRLSCQLYQRSCDIFLGVPFNIASYALLTHMMAQQCDLEPGEFIWTGGDVHLYRNHLAQADLQLARTPGPLPRLHILRRPPSIFEYRYEDFEIVGYEAQPHIPAPVSV, via the coding sequence ATGCAACAGTATCTCGACCTCCTGCGTCACATTCGCGAGCACGGCCTGGAGAAGGAAGACCGCACCGGCACCGGGACGCTGTCGGTGTTCGGGCACCAGATGCGCTTCGACCTCGGCGCCGGTTTCCCGCTGCTCACCACCAAGAAGCTGCACATCCGCTCCATCGTGCACGAGCTGTTGTGGTTCCTCTCCGGCGAGACCAACATCGGCTACCTGAAAGAGCACAAGGTCCGCATCTGGGACGAGTGGGCGACGGAGGAGGGCGAGCTCGGGCCGGTGTACGGGCGCCAGTGGCGCGCCTGGCCGACCGCGGACGGCGGCGCCATCGACCAGGTGGCCCAGGCGGTCGAGACCCTCCGCACCCGGCCGGACTCCCGCCGCATCCTGGTGGTGGCATGGAACCCTGCGGAGCTGCCGGACGAGACCCTGTCGCCGCAGGAAAACGTGCGTGCCGGGCGCATGGCGCTGGCGCCCTGCCACTGCCTGATCCAGTTCTGGGTGGGGGACGGCAGGCTTTCCTGCCAGCTCTACCAGCGCAGTTGCGACATCTTCCTCGGCGTGCCGTTCAACATTGCATCCTATGCGCTGTTGACGCACATGATGGCGCAACAGTGCGACCTCGAGCCGGGGGAGTTCATCTGGACCGGCGGTGACGTGCACCTGTACCGCAACCATCTCGCGCAGGCCGACCTGCAACTGGCGCGCACGCCGGGGCCGCTGCCGCGCCTGCATATCCTGCGCCGGCCGCCGAGCATCTTCGAGTATCGCTACGAGGATTTCGAGATCGTCGGCTACGAGGCGCAGCCGCACATTCCGGCGCCGGTGTCAGTCTGA
- the lgt gene encoding prolipoprotein diacylglyceryl transferase, giving the protein MIPYPDIDPIAVQLGPLAIRWYGLMYIIGFAIAWALARHRAKQPGSGWTPQQVDDLIFYCAIGVIVGGRLGSILFYNFDAWTRDPLMLLRIWQGGMSFHGGLLGVLLAVWLYGRKLGKTFFEMTDFIAPLAPLGLAFGRLGNFINGELWGKPTDVPWGFVVDGTTRHASQLYQAGLEGVTLFLVLWFYSARRPPRMAVSGMFALGYGVFRFAVEFVRLPDAHIGYLAWGWLTMGQVLSTPLILLGVVLLWLAYRSPRRSA; this is encoded by the coding sequence ATGATTCCCTATCCCGACATTGACCCGATCGCCGTCCAGCTCGGGCCGCTGGCCATCCGCTGGTATGGCCTGATGTACATCATCGGCTTCGCCATCGCCTGGGCGCTGGCGCGGCACCGTGCGAAACAGCCGGGCTCGGGCTGGACGCCGCAGCAGGTCGACGACCTGATCTTCTATTGCGCCATCGGCGTCATCGTCGGCGGGCGGCTGGGATCGATCCTGTTCTACAACTTCGACGCATGGACGCGCGACCCGCTGATGCTGCTGCGGATCTGGCAGGGCGGCATGTCCTTCCACGGCGGCCTGCTGGGCGTGCTGCTGGCGGTGTGGCTGTATGGCCGCAAGCTGGGCAAGACGTTCTTCGAAATGACCGATTTCATCGCCCCGCTTGCGCCGCTGGGGCTGGCCTTCGGCCGCCTCGGCAACTTCATCAACGGCGAGTTGTGGGGCAAGCCGACCGACGTGCCCTGGGGTTTCGTGGTGGACGGCACGACGCGGCACGCCTCGCAGCTGTACCAGGCCGGGCTGGAAGGGGTCACCCTGTTCCTGGTGCTCTGGTTCTACTCGGCGCGACGGCCGCCGCGCATGGCGGTGTCGGGCATGTTCGCGCTGGGCTACGGGGTGTTCCGCTTCGCAGTGGAGTTCGTGCGCCTGCCCGACGCGCACATCGGCTATCTCGCCTGGGGCTGGCTCACCATGGGCCAGGTGCTCTCCACGCCGCTCATCCTGCTGGGCGTGGTGCTGCTGTGGCTGGCCTACCGGAGTCCGCGGCGGAGCGCCTGA
- a CDS encoding SMR family transporter, whose product MTHWIYLGIAIVAEVIGTSFLKSSDGFTRFAPSVVVVVAYVIAFYFLALTLRTLPVGIAYAVWAGAGMALIALVGYLVFGQRLDAPAVIGIGLIFTGVAVINLFSTSIQRGGA is encoded by the coding sequence GTGACGCACTGGATCTATCTCGGCATTGCCATCGTGGCGGAGGTGATCGGCACTTCCTTCCTCAAGAGCTCGGACGGCTTCACGCGGTTCGCCCCGTCGGTGGTGGTCGTGGTCGCTTACGTGATCGCCTTCTATTTCCTCGCCCTGACGCTGCGCACCCTCCCCGTGGGCATCGCCTACGCGGTCTGGGCGGGCGCCGGCATGGCGCTGATTGCGCTGGTCGGTTACCTGGTCTTCGGCCAGCGGCTGGACGCCCCGGCCGTCATCGGCATCGGGCTGATCTTCACCGGCGTGGCGGTGATCAACCTGTTCTCGACCAGCATCCAGCGCGGCGGCGCCTGA
- a CDS encoding thioredoxin domain-containing protein: MTEMRNRLADQTSPYLLQHADNPVHWQPWDEEALAAARREGKPILLSIGYSACHWCHVMTHECFEDPAIAARMNELFVNIKVDREERPDLDRIYQLAHQMITQRNGGWPLTMFLSPDDQAPFFGGTYFPPEPRHGLPGFPELMDRVAGYWRDHQDEIREHAGAVQEAFAEIWRAPAGTDLAGQTLDREPLDQARRALGESFDTEHGGFGEAPKFPHPPNLVRLLRHWRATALGDSPDLESLYMVTATLQQMAEGGVCDQLGGGFYRYAVDAHWMIPHFEKMLYDNAQLLPLYAQAHSVSNEALFRRVAQSTAGWVMREMQSPEGGYYAALDADTEGEEGRYYAWTREEIQRLLAPSELPAVTAVYGLDHGPNFEGRWHLHTFMTPEQFAAHSGLDGAEVEALLATARAKLLAAREKRVRPGRDEKILAGWNGLMVRGMCIAARILGDAGMAASAERAMDFVRREMFVDGRLRATWKDGTARLGAYLDDHAYLLDAALESLQLRWNPEVLEFAVALADILLAHFEDPAGGGFLFTADDHESLLERPRPLADDAMPAGNGIAALALNRLGCLLGETRYLASAERAVRSAMPALRRAPWLHCALLDALEEQLAPPEIVIVRGVGRRPAEWARTARLVYAPRRLVLEIPADAAGLPASLAEKTPPESGARAWICRGTTCLPPVDTLSGFTTALKG; the protein is encoded by the coding sequence ATGACCGAAATGCGCAATCGCCTCGCCGACCAGACCAGCCCCTACCTGCTGCAGCATGCCGACAACCCGGTGCACTGGCAGCCCTGGGACGAGGAAGCGCTCGCCGCCGCCCGGCGCGAGGGCAAGCCCATCCTGTTGTCCATCGGCTACTCCGCCTGCCACTGGTGCCACGTCATGACGCACGAGTGCTTCGAGGACCCGGCGATCGCGGCGCGCATGAACGAGCTGTTCGTCAACATCAAGGTGGACCGCGAGGAGCGTCCCGACCTCGACCGCATCTACCAGCTGGCGCACCAGATGATCACCCAGCGCAACGGCGGCTGGCCTCTCACCATGTTCCTCTCTCCCGACGACCAGGCGCCTTTCTTCGGCGGCACCTATTTCCCGCCGGAGCCGCGCCACGGGCTGCCCGGTTTCCCCGAACTGATGGACCGGGTTGCCGGCTACTGGCGCGATCACCAGGACGAGATCCGCGAGCACGCGGGCGCGGTGCAGGAGGCTTTTGCGGAAATCTGGCGCGCCCCGGCCGGCACCGACCTCGCCGGGCAGACGCTCGACAGGGAACCGCTCGACCAGGCGCGCCGGGCGCTGGGCGAGAGCTTCGACACGGAACATGGCGGCTTCGGCGAGGCGCCCAAGTTCCCGCATCCGCCCAACCTGGTGCGACTGCTGCGCCACTGGCGCGCTACGGCGCTGGGCGACTCGCCCGACCTCGAGTCGCTTTACATGGTCACCGCGACCCTGCAGCAGATGGCCGAGGGCGGCGTCTGCGACCAGCTCGGCGGCGGCTTTTACCGCTATGCCGTGGACGCGCACTGGATGATTCCGCATTTCGAAAAAATGCTCTATGACAATGCGCAGCTGTTGCCCCTCTACGCCCAGGCGCACTCGGTCAGCAACGAGGCGCTGTTCCGCCGCGTGGCGCAGTCGACGGCCGGCTGGGTCATGCGCGAGATGCAATCCCCCGAGGGCGGGTACTACGCGGCGCTGGACGCGGACACCGAGGGCGAGGAAGGCCGCTACTACGCCTGGACGCGCGAGGAGATCCAGCGCCTGCTGGCGCCGAGCGAACTGCCCGCCGTCACGGCCGTCTACGGGCTCGACCATGGGCCCAACTTCGAAGGCCGCTGGCACCTGCACACCTTTATGACTCCCGAGCAGTTCGCCGCCCACAGCGGCCTGGACGGCGCGGAAGTGGAAGCCCTGCTCGCCACCGCGCGCGCCAAGCTGCTGGCGGCGCGCGAGAAGCGCGTGCGTCCCGGGCGCGACGAGAAAATCCTCGCCGGCTGGAACGGTCTCATGGTCCGCGGCATGTGCATCGCCGCGCGCATCCTCGGCGATGCCGGCATGGCGGCCTCGGCGGAACGCGCCATGGATTTCGTGCGCCGCGAGATGTTCGTCGACGGCCGCCTGCGCGCGACCTGGAAAGACGGCACGGCGCGCCTCGGCGCCTATCTCGACGACCATGCCTACCTGCTGGACGCGGCGCTGGAGTCCCTGCAGCTGCGCTGGAACCCCGAGGTGCTGGAATTCGCCGTGGCGCTGGCTGACATCCTGCTGGCGCACTTCGAGGACCCGGCGGGCGGCGGCTTCCTGTTCACCGCCGACGACCACGAGTCCCTGCTGGAACGCCCGCGGCCGCTGGCGGACGATGCCATGCCGGCCGGCAACGGCATCGCTGCCCTGGCGCTGAACCGTCTTGGCTGCCTGCTCGGCGAGACCCGCTACCTGGCGTCCGCCGAGCGCGCGGTGCGCTCGGCCATGCCGGCACTGCGGCGCGCGCCCTGGCTGCATTGCGCCCTGCTGGACGCGCTCGAGGAACAGCTGGCACCGCCCGAGATCGTCATCGTGCGCGGCGTGGGCCGCCGCCCCGCAGAGTGGGCGCGCACGGCACGCCTGGTCTATGCGCCGCGCCGCCTCGTGCTCGAGATCCCGGCGGACGCCGCCGGCCTGCCGGCCTCGCTGGCGGAAAAGACGCCGCCCGAGTCCGGGGCGCGCGCCTGGATCTGCCGTGGCACCACCTGCCTGCCGCCCGTGGATACGCTGTCCGGCTTCACCACGGCGCTGAAGGGCTAG
- a CDS encoding trypsin-like peptidase domain-containing protein, with the protein MASLAERFGTALLLILALGAGPVLADALPGGEVAAEPADWRRTLERIAPSVVTIRVDAPRAFDTHWNMSTQATGFVVDAEQGLILTNRHVVTAGPVVAEAVFLNHEEVELTAVYRDPVHDFGFFRYDPAQLRHISPQTLPLAPEGAEAGREIRVVGNDAGEQISILAGTLARLDREAPFYGRGQYNDFNTFYIQAASGTSGGSSGSPVIDIHGRVVALNAGANTQAASSFFLPLDRVVRALEHIRNGEPVPRGTLLTTFVHMPYDELGRLGLDPEVEARYRRLFPEQKGLLVVRDIVPGAPGDGRLQPGDILLALDGRPLATFVALAEALDSRVGESVRLSLRRGPADLEIEVEVSDLHAVSPDEFLYIGDAVLNNLSYQQARHLNAPLHGVYVANPGYMLMASAVPRGAVIVEMDGRPTPDLASLRAIIEGLPDGTRVTARYFEFDNPRGTQLRSVRIDRRWFPAAHCRRNDAIGDWPCEPLADPGPPARQEPAATSFPPERERHLKVLQPSLVMVNFEMPYPISGVSDRFYYGTGLVVDAAAGLVVVDRNTVPETLGDVTLTFAGSLEIPGTVEFMHPLHNLAVVRYEPALIGDTPVRAATLAPRALEPGEEVWVVGLRGDQRLASQSTEVSSIDALVMPLSRTLRFRDANLETIQLLSGPSDFDGVLSDSRGRVLGMWSSFAFDAGRTIEQSNMGVSAELVAEVLALARGERVLRSLEAEFAQIPLASARRLGLPEALVARLEAHDPERRQVLQVVRTVAATPAAELLRPGDLLLSIDGQLVNSFRAVETLSQAESLVVEVWRQDELLTLEVPTVILGSGGVDRIVSWAGAVLQAPHRALAAQRSIDPTGALVAFHAFGSPASRNGLGGGRRIVEVDGQPTPDLDAFLAAVAGHQHGESVRLKVVNWNGQVEVVTLKLDQRYWPTYELRRGPEGWRRIGP; encoded by the coding sequence ATGGCCTCTCTGGCTGAGCGCTTTGGCACGGCCCTGCTGTTGATCCTGGCGCTGGGCGCCGGACCGGTCCTGGCTGACGCCCTGCCGGGCGGCGAGGTCGCGGCGGAACCGGCGGACTGGCGCCGGACGCTCGAGCGCATCGCGCCCAGCGTAGTCACCATTCGCGTGGACGCGCCGCGCGCCTTCGACACGCACTGGAACATGTCCACCCAGGCCACCGGCTTCGTGGTCGACGCCGAGCAGGGCCTGATTCTGACTAACCGCCACGTGGTGACGGCCGGCCCGGTGGTGGCCGAGGCGGTGTTCCTGAACCACGAGGAAGTGGAGCTGACGGCGGTCTATCGCGACCCCGTGCACGACTTCGGTTTCTTTCGCTACGATCCGGCGCAGCTGCGCCACATCAGCCCGCAGACGCTGCCGCTGGCGCCCGAGGGCGCAGAGGCGGGACGCGAGATCCGCGTCGTGGGCAACGATGCCGGCGAGCAGATCTCGATTCTCGCCGGGACGCTGGCGCGCCTCGATCGTGAGGCGCCTTTCTACGGCCGCGGCCAGTACAACGACTTCAACACCTTTTACATCCAGGCCGCATCGGGCACTTCAGGTGGCTCCTCCGGCTCGCCGGTGATCGACATCCATGGCCGCGTGGTGGCGCTCAACGCGGGTGCCAACACCCAGGCGGCGTCCAGCTTCTTCCTGCCGCTGGACCGTGTCGTGCGGGCGCTGGAACACATCCGCAATGGTGAGCCCGTGCCGCGCGGCACGCTGCTGACCACTTTCGTGCACATGCCCTACGACGAGCTGGGGCGCCTCGGGCTCGATCCGGAAGTCGAGGCGCGCTACCGGCGGCTGTTCCCGGAGCAGAAGGGGCTCCTCGTGGTGCGGGACATTGTGCCGGGTGCTCCCGGCGACGGCCGTTTGCAGCCCGGCGACATCCTGCTGGCGCTGGACGGTCGCCCGCTGGCGACCTTCGTCGCGCTGGCCGAGGCGCTGGATTCAAGGGTGGGCGAAAGCGTGCGGCTCTCGCTGCGGCGCGGCCCGGCCGACCTCGAGATCGAGGTGGAAGTCAGCGACCTGCACGCCGTCAGCCCCGACGAGTTCCTGTACATCGGCGACGCGGTGCTGAACAACCTCTCCTACCAGCAGGCGCGCCACCTCAATGCGCCGCTCCACGGCGTCTACGTCGCCAATCCCGGCTACATGCTGATGGCCTCCGCAGTGCCGCGCGGCGCCGTGATCGTGGAAATGGACGGCCGGCCCACGCCCGACCTGGCGAGCCTGCGCGCCATTATCGAGGGCCTGCCGGACGGAACGCGGGTCACGGCGCGTTATTTCGAGTTCGACAATCCGCGCGGCACCCAGCTGCGCAGCGTGCGCATCGACCGGCGCTGGTTCCCGGCCGCGCATTGCCGCCGCAACGATGCGATCGGCGACTGGCCCTGCGAGCCGCTGGCGGATCCCGGTCCGCCGGCCCGCCAGGAGCCGGCTGCGACCAGCTTCCCGCCGGAGCGGGAGCGCCACCTGAAGGTGCTGCAGCCGTCCCTGGTGATGGTGAACTTCGAGATGCCTTATCCGATCTCGGGCGTCTCTGATCGTTTCTATTACGGCACCGGACTGGTGGTCGATGCGGCGGCCGGGCTGGTGGTGGTGGACCGCAACACGGTCCCGGAGACGCTCGGCGACGTGACGCTGACTTTCGCCGGCTCGCTGGAGATCCCGGGCACGGTCGAGTTCATGCACCCGCTGCACAACCTGGCGGTGGTTCGCTACGAGCCGGCGCTGATCGGCGACACGCCCGTGCGGGCGGCGACGCTGGCGCCGCGCGCGCTGGAGCCGGGCGAGGAGGTCTGGGTGGTCGGACTCAGGGGCGACCAGCGCCTGGCGTCGCAGTCCACCGAGGTGTCGTCCATCGATGCGCTGGTGATGCCGCTCTCGCGCACGCTGCGCTTTCGTGACGCCAACCTGGAGACGATCCAGCTGCTGAGCGGGCCGAGCGATTTCGACGGCGTTTTGTCTGACTCGCGCGGGCGGGTGCTGGGCATGTGGTCGAGTTTCGCCTTCGATGCCGGCCGCACCATCGAGCAGTCCAACATGGGTGTCTCCGCGGAGCTGGTCGCCGAGGTGCTGGCGCTGGCGCGGGGTGAGCGCGTGCTGCGTTCGCTCGAGGCCGAGTTCGCGCAGATTCCGCTCGCCAGCGCACGACGGCTGGGGCTGCCGGAGGCACTCGTGGCCCGCCTCGAGGCGCATGATCCCGAGCGTCGCCAGGTGCTGCAGGTGGTGCGCACGGTCGCGGCGACGCCCGCAGCGGAGCTGCTGCGCCCCGGAGACCTGCTGCTGTCCATCGACGGCCAGCTGGTGAACAGTTTCCGCGCGGTAGAGACGCTCAGCCAGGCAGAGTCTCTGGTGGTGGAAGTCTGGCGCCAGGACGAGCTGCTGACGCTCGAAGTGCCGACGGTGATCCTCGGCAGCGGCGGCGTCGACCGCATCGTCTCCTGGGCCGGCGCCGTGTTGCAGGCGCCGCACCGGGCCCTCGCCGCCCAGCGCAGCATCGATCCGACCGGCGCCCTGGTGGCTTTCCATGCCTTCGGGTCGCCGGCCAGCCGCAACGGCCTGGGCGGCGGCCGCCGTATCGTCGAGGTTGACGGCCAGCCCACGCCGGACCTCGACGCTTTCCTGGCGGCGGTTGCCGGACACCAGCACGGCGAGTCGGTGCGGCTGAAGGTGGTGAACTGGAATGGCCAGGTCGAGGTGGTGACCCTGAAGCTCGACCAGCGGTACTGGCCGACCTACGAGCTGCGACGCGGGCCCGAAGGCTGGCGCCGTATCGGCCCCTAG